A genomic stretch from Flavobacterium humidisoli includes:
- a CDS encoding helix-turn-helix domain-containing protein: protein MNNQTETQNCDFTSDLKMKGFKVYPINGDFSKVPVYSRRDFYKICINTSKSIIQYADRGIETDGTILFFGNPIIPYSWETISEKFEGYACVFTEEFFKTKDRSETLQESPLFKIGGTPIFTLTAEQKVFIDSLFQKMIEEYETDYAFKDDLMRSYVNLIIHESMKMQPSENFFKHKNASSRITSLFLELLERQFPIETKDQPLVLKTPQDYAQSLSVHVNHLNRSVKEVTGRPTTAHITERVINEAKALLHHTDWSISDIGYSLGFEYPSYFNNYFKRLTGTVPKSLRM from the coding sequence ATGAATAATCAAACAGAAACACAGAATTGCGATTTCACTTCAGATTTGAAGATGAAAGGTTTTAAAGTCTATCCTATAAATGGAGATTTCAGTAAAGTTCCCGTTTACAGCCGAAGAGACTTTTATAAAATCTGTATTAATACTAGTAAAAGTATCATACAATACGCTGACCGCGGAATAGAAACCGACGGAACGATTCTGTTTTTTGGTAATCCGATTATTCCGTATTCCTGGGAGACTATTTCTGAAAAATTTGAAGGTTATGCCTGCGTTTTTACTGAAGAATTTTTTAAAACCAAAGACCGTTCTGAAACCCTTCAGGAATCGCCTTTGTTTAAAATAGGAGGAACTCCAATTTTTACTTTAACTGCTGAACAAAAGGTGTTTATCGATTCGCTGTTCCAAAAAATGATTGAAGAATACGAAACCGATTATGCCTTCAAAGACGATTTAATGCGCAGTTATGTTAATTTGATTATTCATGAATCGATGAAAATGCAGCCTTCGGAGAACTTCTTTAAACATAAAAATGCTTCTTCGAGAATTACTTCTTTGTTTTTAGAATTATTAGAAAGACAATTTCCAATAGAAACCAAAGATCAGCCATTGGTTTTGAAAACACCTCAAGATTACGCGCAGAGCCTTTCTGTTCACGTAAATCATTTAAACCGTTCTGTAAAAGAAGTTACAGGAAGACCCACTACAGCACATATTACAGAAAGAGTCATTAACGAAGCAAAAGCTTTACTGCATCACACAGACTGGAGTATTTCTGATATTGGTTATTCACTTGGATTTGAATATCCGAGCTATTTCAATAATTATTTTAAAAGACTTACTGGAACGGTTCCAAAATCGCTTCGAATGTAA
- a CDS encoding cupin domain-containing protein encodes MSTHFTAVTEEGKIPNTYMTGEVSYKKQTSEIHPENTVIKDISFEPGARSNWHSNASLQLIIVTDGVGYYQERGGQINLIEKGKVITVLPGIEHWYGATPTTKYSHITIVTEVDKGTGTWLDSVTDEEYYSFERC; translated from the coding sequence ATGTCGACACATTTCACTGCCGTAACCGAAGAAGGTAAAATTCCAAATACTTATATGACAGGCGAAGTGTCATATAAAAAGCAGACAAGCGAAATTCATCCTGAAAATACTGTTATCAAAGATATTTCTTTTGAACCCGGAGCAAGAAGTAATTGGCACAGTAACGCTAGTCTGCAGTTGATCATTGTAACAGATGGAGTTGGCTATTACCAAGAAAGAGGGGGACAAATTAATCTTATCGAAAAAGGGAAAGTAATCACGGTTTTACCTGGAATTGAGCATTGGTACGGAGCAACGCCAACGACAAAATATTCTCATATTACCATTGTGACAGAAGTAGACAAAGGCACGGGAACTTGGCTGGATAGCGTTACTGATGAAGAGTATTATTCTTTTGAAAGATGCTAA